The nucleotide window GACAACAGAAACTGGGTTTCTTCGTGGGTCTGGAATAGGTGCTGTGGCAGGTGCTATCACTGCCGTTCAATTGCTTGAATCCGTTGCTGATGGGGAGCCATTGTCCAAGGTAACATATAGAACTGCAAACATAATTAATTAACTTGGAATAAAACACTAATCCCACATTCCTCTCAAGATCAATAACATCAGAGAATATTTAAATGGAAGGGACTGTtgatatttcaatttattatattttctttatcaaTTAACACTCAAATGATGAAGCTATTTCTTATTAAATTGTACCATCTATTGAGAGGTTTTTAATTTAATGTAAAGTCCAAATAATAATATTGGTATTTGCAGCTTGCTCTATTTTGCAGCTTGATGAATGGGAAGGTCTTCATGGAATGGGTAAGTCCAGCAGTGCTAAAAGCTTATCAATGGCAAGTAAGTACACTTACTCATTTATAGTGGCAATTAATGGTAGCTAACTAGTAAATACACAAAGAGTTCTTAATTAGGCTTTTATAATTTACCTTTCAGATCAGTGGGCTGGAAACCACTTACAGAGAAGTTTCAGACATCTATGACACCAGTGGAAATAGAGGGTTGTCCAAGAATTGCATTCAAAAGCTTCCTCAACTCACATTCCAATCCACTCACAACTTTGATCAAATCCACCAATTCTGTTGTTCCATTTGCTTGCAGGTACAGAAATAGACTTCTTAATTATtgaattgcttttttttttttttaatttgatgtatttaattctctttatttaaaattaaagccTGCAAATGATaacatttattttcatttttgtgcAGGATTTCAATGGAGGAGACTCGATGAGGAAGCTTCCCCATTGTGGGCATTTGTTTCATATGGACTGCCTAGATAAATGGCTGTCTAGAAATGGGTCTTGCCCAATGTGTAGAAATTATGTTTGCGATGACACTCATATATTCCAGATGTAGAACATTGGTTTTGAGTTTTGACTCACAAATGAATTAtgaggagaaaatttataaaatatacttACAATATGTATTGTAAATTATAAAATTGCTCACATCCTGTCGTTAATTAAATCGTTTATCACTAATAGAAGAGCCACATCAGCTGCCTTAATCCCCAAATCATTCCCAATTTAAATCTTGATTAAATTAATGGATGATGGGTGGGTCGAATGGGTGGTGTTCGTGAGGAAGGGGATGTTGTAATCAGTGTCATTGAGACAAAGGAAGTAGTGGAAATCGTTGTGGTGGTACGTGGAATGGTCTCTATGGGTggagagagttgaaggtatatggAAACAGAGGAGTTGATATGACCGTGTGTATTGATGGAGATGAAAGGGATAGCGTGCAAGTGAACAATGCGAAGGAAATGGAGGTCAACTTGCCGTCTACGAGTTTCGAAGGAAGGGCGATGTGGCTCGACGTTGATGTGTGTCAAACAGAGAGAAGAGTAGTGAGGCTAGACGCCGGTGAAGAGATGAGGCAAAGAAGGGAACCAAAACGTAAATGTTAGCTATGATTGAGGGTGGAATGGCTTATTTTATGTCTGACGGAAAGGACTATGTTCAAAGAAAATCGACAACGTTCAACCTTTGAGAGAATatggtttttatttatttatttattattttttttaaagacaGAGCCAGCTTAGCTATTCCACCATTCATTAAGGTGCCAATAACAGGAGAGTGCAATTACATTGaccagccaaaaaaaaaaaaaagtacattGATGTATAAATTATATTGTgtaattgttaaaatttttaatttatggtccaattataaaaaaaaaagaaaagtattATCATTGTTATtagaaaaaatttatattttagtctttatattttatcaaaattaattattcgattcttatattttaaaaaatatattatttatttattatattttacttctgttaaattatttaatctctcGTCAAATTTTCTGTTACTCATATtattcaaattattatttaatttttttattttaaaaaaattaattagttaatccgtatattttttaaaaatactattatttattttctctattttagtgaaactaattagttgattcatatattttgaaaaatattatattttaaaaattatattattgaataaaataaaaattttactatataaagattaaatatgagtttatattttttattaaatttttaattttttgaacatcatttttaagttttttttagtagaaaataattttttttaattatttaaaaatttaaggaaactaattaaatagtttatattatttttatcaaCGGATACAAAGAAAAAGAGAATGAAGGAAAAGAAGTGCAAATGTATAAAAAAAAGAATATAAAGAAATAgagaaataagaaagacaaaagagaaataaagaaaaatgattaaggtaatataaatataaaaaataatcatGAGGCTATATAATTAACGaagttaaataataaaaattaattaatatatttttttaagataTAGAGACtatctaattaatttaattaaaataaaaaaattaaataataatatgatcaatattaattaataaaaaagttaaataatTTACCAACATTAAGATATATGAgtaaaatagtatatttttttaaatatatcaaataattaatgttattaacatacataaattaaatagtaatttattttgttattattataatttttagttttttttttaaatcccaaAAAACCAATGGCGGAAAACGACAGAATTGGAaaaacagtaaaaggaccaaaaACCCACAAGTTTGCTGACAAAATTTCTAGGTACCCACTGCGATTTCTCCATATCAGCAGTATCACACTATCCCGCTCAACTGCAACCTCTGATAAGAAATCAGAAGAATCGAGAGAGAAACAATGGCGTGGTATGCTTTGAAACCCTTCCATGTCCCTATGATGAAGGCTGGCGCACTTCGTCCTCGGTCTCCGTTGGCCATCGGCGGCTTCGGATGGGCTTCAGTCGTCGGCACAAGCCTCTGGAACTCTTCTTCCAACCGATCTTTTGCTCCGCCCCTCGCTTCATTAAGCACTGCCACCACTTGTTGTAACTTTCTTGCTTTTTATCTGTTCGGTTTCGATTGTGCAATTTTTGGGAATTTGAGTGGTAGAAATTGATCTACAAATGATTTGATAACTTGAAATGTGACTGAATAATATCAAAATTTTGACGTTTTGTGGTTTATCTTAGGGCATTCGATAttgttatgcacaatttggtctaaAAATAAGTAGATAGATGTATGACTAACGGACATTGTGGAAAAGCCTggacttttctgattaaatcggtGTTGTTCTCGTTATTGAAATGTATGCGGCATACTTCATCCCAGAAGAAGAATTGGAGAAATGTATGTTGCATCCGAATGGAATTCTTGAAAACTTCGACAGCTTAGTTctgttttcttttgttttta belongs to Hevea brasiliensis isolate MT/VB/25A 57/8 chromosome 4, ASM3005281v1, whole genome shotgun sequence and includes:
- the LOC110658578 gene encoding NEP1-interacting protein 2; the protein is MEGFATGFFVRVMKKAVFATFTCILALGGAAVGTVIGAMKGQTTETGFLRGSGIGAVAGAITAVQLLESVADGEPLSKLALFCSLMNGKVFMEWVSPAVLKAYQWQISGLETTYREVSDIYDTSGNRGLSKNCIQKLPQLTFQSTHNFDQIHQFCCSICLQDFNGGDSMRKLPHCGHLFHMDCLDKWLSRNGSCPMCRNYVCDDTHIFQM